The following are encoded together in the Kribbella sp. CA-293567 genome:
- a CDS encoding UTP--glucose-1-phosphate uridylyltransferase, translating into MSEEGLQQAQEKMRAAGAAEVAIKVFSHYYRLLESGEQGTIREDEIEPVGELPHLDHLDPDREARRAALAGTVVIKLNGGLGTSMGVTGPKSALPVKDGLTFLDIIARQILATRAEYDVPLPLILMNSFRTKEESLAVLDRYADLPVDGVPLDFQQNMEPKLLADDLTPAEWPADPELAWCPPGHGDLFTALVASGTLDALREKGFRHAFISNSDNLGATPDGRIAAWMAEHDVPFGMEVCRRTRSDRKGGHVAVRKSDGRLILRDSAQVHADDNQHFQDVTRHKTFNTNNLWINLDRLAELMDGHDGVLGLPVIVNRKTVDPADPSSPKVIQLETAMGSAIETFEGSQAVVVDRSRFKPVKTTNDLLVLRSDVYELSDSGDLTTSHEGDEPYVDLDPDHFKILADFERHFPAGPPSLVRADRLEVRGDVAFGKDMVVVGEVEVEAPEGERLEIADGTELRG; encoded by the coding sequence ATGAGTGAGGAAGGTCTTCAGCAGGCACAGGAGAAGATGCGCGCGGCCGGTGCGGCCGAGGTCGCGATCAAGGTCTTCTCGCACTACTACCGGTTGCTCGAGTCGGGTGAGCAGGGCACGATCCGGGAGGACGAGATCGAGCCGGTGGGCGAACTGCCGCACCTGGACCATCTCGACCCGGACCGCGAGGCACGCCGGGCGGCGCTGGCCGGGACCGTGGTGATCAAGCTCAACGGCGGCCTCGGGACTTCGATGGGCGTGACCGGCCCCAAGTCGGCGCTGCCGGTCAAGGACGGACTGACCTTCCTCGACATCATCGCCCGGCAGATCCTCGCCACCCGCGCAGAGTACGACGTACCGCTGCCGCTGATCCTGATGAACTCCTTCCGCACCAAGGAGGAGTCGCTGGCGGTCCTCGACCGGTACGCCGACCTGCCGGTGGACGGCGTCCCGCTCGACTTCCAGCAGAACATGGAGCCCAAGCTGCTGGCCGACGACCTGACGCCGGCCGAGTGGCCCGCTGATCCCGAGCTGGCCTGGTGCCCGCCCGGTCACGGCGACCTGTTCACCGCGCTGGTCGCGTCCGGCACGCTGGACGCGCTGCGGGAGAAGGGTTTCCGGCACGCCTTCATCTCCAACTCGGACAACCTCGGTGCCACCCCGGACGGCCGGATCGCCGCCTGGATGGCCGAGCACGACGTCCCGTTCGGGATGGAGGTCTGCCGCCGGACCAGGTCGGACCGCAAGGGCGGCCACGTCGCCGTGCGGAAGTCCGACGGCCGGCTGATCCTGCGCGACAGCGCCCAGGTGCACGCCGACGACAACCAGCACTTCCAGGACGTCACCCGGCACAAGACGTTCAACACCAACAACCTGTGGATCAACCTCGACCGGCTGGCCGAGCTGATGGACGGTCACGACGGGGTGCTCGGGTTGCCGGTGATCGTGAACCGCAAGACCGTCGACCCGGCCGATCCGTCCTCGCCGAAGGTGATCCAGCTGGAGACCGCGATGGGGTCGGCGATCGAGACCTTCGAGGGATCGCAGGCGGTGGTCGTGGACCGGAGCAGGTTCAAGCCGGTGAAGACGACCAACGACCTGCTGGTCCTGCGCTCGGACGTGTACGAGCTGAGCGACTCCGGCGACCTCACCACCAGCCACGAGGGCGACGAGCCGTACGTCGACCTCGACCCTGACCACTTCAAGATCCTGGCCGACTTCGAGCGGCACTTCCCGGCCGGACCGCCGTCGCTGGTGCGGGCCGACCGGCTCGAGGTCCGCGGCGATGTTGCCTTCGGCAAGGATATGGTGGTGGTCGGCGAGGTCGAGGTGGAGGCACCGGAGGGCGAACGGTTGGAGATCGCCGACGGGACCGAGCTTCGTGGATGA
- a CDS encoding GNAT family N-acetyltransferase produces the protein MDEVWIRPLEPHDTDEAAAVWWRSRHAVGSQLPPAIHSEEQVRGWFAEVLLPDGESWVAIDDGRIVAVLTLDGDDLDQLYVDPELAGQGIGSTLVDLAKDLRPGGLALWTFQSNTKAQEFYQRHGFTEVRRTDGAANEERSPDVRMVWGAHPEAAS, from the coding sequence GTGGATGAGGTCTGGATCCGGCCGCTGGAGCCGCACGACACGGACGAGGCCGCCGCGGTTTGGTGGCGCTCCCGCCATGCCGTGGGTTCGCAGCTGCCACCGGCGATCCACTCTGAGGAGCAGGTGCGCGGCTGGTTCGCCGAGGTGCTGCTACCGGACGGGGAGAGCTGGGTAGCGATCGACGACGGCCGGATCGTCGCCGTACTGACCCTGGACGGCGACGACCTCGACCAGCTGTACGTCGACCCGGAGCTGGCCGGCCAGGGGATCGGCTCGACGCTGGTCGACCTGGCCAAGGACCTGCGTCCCGGCGGGCTTGCCCTGTGGACCTTCCAGAGCAACACGAAAGCTCAGGAGTTCTACCAGCGGCACGGCTTCACCGAGGTACGGCGTACTGATGGCGCCGCCAACGAAGAGCGTTCGCCGGACGTCAGGATGGTGTGGGGCGCGCATCCCGAAGCGGCGTCGTGA
- a CDS encoding ArsR/SmtB family transcription factor: MSAGGTAMIRLGLNDRQLSTLRFTVSPLMHVVHAVLWLRQRPHQPPAWLPERWSRMSPASRSLLLELIDPATHSIPDFLIPLTDQYRPTVEAELAAVAATPLEVLRAHLRLTYRVGPVDEAFAHHLGVLPAVADGWRKEPTELVDAAWAGHSAPLLAAAQQALAEAWQVLIAPSWPVIRAVTETDVMHRLQLVKTTGISSAALELVDGEQWDGRAVQLSSPLELDLTRLHHRIVLTPVTLLDRDRAVVVAGDDLVIGYPCRGRGVVVGPHATGDAPEQPADDVLGTRHRLMAALETPQPGHSLAARLGLSKATVSYHLGRLHSSGLVERRRLGREVYYARTPAAERLTTPLRDARPTPS, encoded by the coding sequence ATGAGCGCGGGAGGGACCGCGATGATCCGGCTCGGCCTGAACGACCGCCAGTTGTCCACACTGCGCTTCACCGTGTCACCGCTGATGCACGTGGTCCACGCCGTGCTGTGGCTACGGCAGCGCCCACACCAGCCACCGGCCTGGCTCCCGGAGCGCTGGTCCCGGATGTCACCAGCCAGCCGCTCGCTGCTGTTGGAGCTGATCGATCCGGCCACCCACTCCATCCCTGACTTCCTCATTCCCCTCACCGACCAGTACCGCCCGACTGTGGAGGCGGAACTGGCCGCCGTCGCCGCCACTCCACTCGAAGTTCTCCGCGCACACCTGCGCCTCACCTACCGAGTAGGACCGGTCGACGAGGCCTTCGCCCACCACCTCGGCGTCCTGCCCGCTGTGGCGGACGGATGGCGCAAAGAGCCGACAGAGCTGGTGGACGCGGCTTGGGCCGGTCACAGCGCTCCCCTGTTGGCGGCAGCTCAGCAGGCTCTGGCAGAGGCTTGGCAGGTGCTTATCGCGCCCAGTTGGCCAGTGATCCGGGCAGTGACCGAAACCGACGTGATGCACCGGCTGCAGTTGGTGAAGACCACCGGCATATCCTCAGCGGCCCTCGAACTCGTCGATGGCGAGCAATGGGACGGCCGGGCGGTGCAGCTCAGCTCTCCACTCGAACTCGACCTGACTCGCCTTCACCACCGCATAGTGCTGACACCCGTCACACTGCTCGATCGCGACCGAGCGGTAGTCGTCGCCGGCGACGACTTGGTGATCGGCTACCCCTGCCGCGGCCGAGGGGTGGTCGTCGGCCCGCATGCGACGGGCGACGCCCCCGAGCAGCCGGCGGACGACGTACTGGGCACTCGTCACCGCCTGATGGCCGCCCTGGAGACTCCGCAGCCCGGCCACAGCCTGGCAGCCCGTCTCGGGCTGTCCAAAGCCACTGTCTCCTACCACTTGGGCCGATTACACAGCAGTGGCCTGGTAGAGCGCCGCCGGCTCGGCCGCGAGGTCTACTACGCCAGGACTCCGGCAGCAGAGCGACTCACGACGCCGCTTCGGGATGCGCGCCCCACACCATCCTGA